CTGCAGTCTTGGATAGATAGGTTTAACGGAGATGCATTAAATccaaatattcttttttttttttcctcctatttTTGGTGAGTGTGTTTTCAGCAGCATTTGTCCCTGGAAACATTCcctcatttacacacaacacaaaatgttaatgctgaATTGTCAACTTTCACAAAGGTGAAACTGTACTGGAACATTTAGCctgaaaaaatgatttaaataatgtattctaTGCTCAGTGTTGGCACACTCTCTGGCTCGTTGAAACCAAATCCCAAAATTTTATCGTTGAACATAGCATTTTGCAGGATGGCATGGTGGTGCGGCTGGGAGCATTACCAGCTCACAGCTGCAGGGTCCCTGGTCTGATACAGCGgctgggttactgtctgtgtagcaTTTCATAttttccctgtgtctgtgtgggtttctccAGGTCCTCtgctttcctcccacctcccgaAACCATACCAATGGGTAGACTGGTTATACCAAAGGGCTcataagtgtgaatgagtgtgcatggtgccctgtaatgAACGGATTTTTGCCTctttcagggtgtattcctgccttgtgcccagtgttcctgcaATGCTTGACCACAGTCACTTGCCGACTaaagacaaatgaatgaatacaatttTGCAGAGATTCTAGGACCCCAATTCGAAATTGTCCAGCCCCACTAGGACTAACTTTGTTTCTCAGAGGGACTTTGGACAGATCTTTTTCTCGAAGGATTTAAGAGTCCCCCCACAGGGACAAACTTCTGAACCCTCCAATGTACTAGACTGAACTTTTTCAACACGCTCTTGCTTGCTGCGAATGCCATAATAACATAATCACATGATCTGAGCAGAACAATTAAAGAATGGAGACTTAGTCAAGAAATCTCaggatttattttacaattgagagacaaaaacaatatttttatgaGTTGATGAGACATTTCACAATggtatgatttaaaaacattgaaATGCACTGGTTTTCCTGTTGTGCATTGCTCTTTTTTCACTCAGGCATTATGTGCATCAGAGGATGCATTCCATCAAACCAATTAATATTAACCACACTGGAGGACCAAAAGGATGAACGTCAGCGCTACTGTTCACATACCGTCTGCATATATATCtatttacataattatttcctttttgtttactatatataaaatgacaatATAAAAGAATGCACACCATACAAACAAAGCTGCGGCAACTGGCAAGATATGATGATGGaaaaatgtacatgtacatcATTGCagatcatttaaatatatatgtactgtatataaggaTTTGATTAAGTCTTTACAGGTTAAAATCGAAGCAAACCTATAGAAAGAGAAAAGTCGGTACCAAAGcatacatttccaaattgctACAGTAAAAAAAGATACTTAACAACAAAACCAACTGATTTAACAAAAACGTTcaaacaaaatcatttaaaacacaaagtGTATCATCTGAAGCAGCCAGTCAATCCTTATCCGTTGAAGTTTTAAAGATACAACGCTGCCTTTTGTatattttcagtcatttaatgGGATGTTGGTATTGTTGGTCTAAAGTCAAATTTGGGAATTTAAGCTCAAAACAATAACTCGATACTCTCTATATATATGCTTTATAGCTTCTGCACACTTGTTTGCTGAAACTGTCAGTTGTTTTAAGAATAAGGGATGATCGATTCAACGAAATGCATGTAGTACTCCTTGTTTTCACATGTTACAGTCTTGTTTTGACCATGCCCATGGATACCATGCTGGTCTCATTCTCAATTCCACAAAGTACAAACAGTGGAAAATTTGTTCAAATCTGGACTcactagggaaaaaaaaacatgcacataattaacacatatataaatacaatacaaagtAAGATATAGAAATCaacagagtgaaaaaaaaaaaaaaaaccccagcaacaACTgaaaagggagagacagatcaTGGTCCAGTCAGGCAGTTGCACAACAAAAGTTTGAATCAGTTTTGACTGAAGGCTCAGTTCGTATGCAGTGCAGAACAGTGATGTAGTGCAATGATTCTCAAGTCAGTCACTTCACTGCCACTGGCCTGCCCCTCTACGCTTTATCTAACTTTTCAAGCTCGGACACAAAGATCAAGTGGTCCTCTGGAGACTTGCCATGCGTTTTGCTGAGGTGCAGCTTAACTGCATGTTTGCTGACAAAAGTCCTATTGCACAGTTTGCACTGATAGATGGAATTAGACTCGTCCTCGTTCAAGCCGAGGGAATTGAAAGTCTTGTCCGTTATCATTTTTGTGACTGCTTGCTGCTCTCTCATAAGGTCTATAGACAACTTTGACAGGTCCTTTAAACTGAAGCCTAAATGAGATTCTAAGTGGCTAATGTAAGTGGAGGGAGTTCTGAACTGGGAGGCGCAGTCACTGCACAAGAACAGAGGCTGGCCGGAGTCGATGTTCTTTAGAAACTTGGTTCCGCCCGTCCGCCTGAGCTGGTACTTCACATTGGCGAGCCAGTGCGAGATTGTGGTCATTGAGAGACCTGTGAACTTACAGATATGTACACGCTCCTGAGGACCCAGGTCTGTGATGACAAACTTCCCCTCTGGAGTTTCACGAAGGCTGGATGCAAACTGAGCCTGTAGGATCAGCAGGTGTTGAGGGTTCCAGTTAGACTGCCTCCCTTTCCTCTTTTGGACATGGGTGAAGTCCTCCAGGGCATCCTCAAATGCACTGCCATCTGCTTCTGACTTCTCCGAGATAGAAGAGGGTGTCGATGACTTTGGTGTCAGGCGGCCTGTGAGGTTTTTCACCATGTCCGAGATGTCCATCAAGGCATTTTCCCTCAGAGGGGAAGACAGCGATTCAGATAAGTTGGAAAGAATGGGTCGATTACTGTTAGGAATTCCACTGTTGCTACTGTTGCTTATGACAGTGGAGGAGCTGTTGTTTGGACGCCCATTGCTgttcttggattttgtcaagtCTATCGGCTGGTCTTCGTTGTCATAGCATCTATTGATGGACTCAACTTGCTTAACCTGAGTTGGACTGTAAAAAGGTTTCTCCACCATGTTGTTGCTGATTTTGTACAGCATTGCTAATGGGTCTAACAATGGGCTGACGGTTTTGGATGCCTTGCCTAAGTGAGTGTTCATGATGGACTGCAGTGCACTGAGATGGTTAACTAAAGGCTGTTCTGGTGAGTGCTCAGTGATTATTCCCAAACTACTGCACCCATTGCTGACCTGCGTTTTGATGGAGTCCATTCCGTTCTTGTCTGGAGTTTCAGCATAATGCTCTATTTGTTCCCCTTCCTTACCAACTGACTCAGTCTCCTCAGTGATGCCATTCTTTGTAGGCTTGCTAAGGTCAGTTGGCTGAGGGAAGTCTTTTTTCTCCTTGGGTAcaggtgatggtgatggtgtagAGACATGTTTTGGGATGCGCTCACAAggcttctcctccttctcctttttaGACACAATTTTTCCTGTGACTTTCTCCACTAACTCTTCCATGGCTAAGACATTGCTCTTATGGTTTGGAGGTGGGGACGGGCTTCCTGGGGAATGGATGAGGGCACTGGTTTCAGTTGACAAACACTTCAAGCTACTAGCACTGAATGTGGGTTGCATTTTGACACTCTGGACAGCAGCGAGAGACTTCATTGACCCTTGGAGCTGGTAGGCAGCATGGATGCTTGGATAACCACCCCATGTAGGGGTGCCTGTCTGAGCCTTGCTTATTGCACTGGAAACAGTATTTTCCAGAGACTTGAGAATATCAAGACCCTCTTTCGGAGTCTCTTCCAAATCCTCTTCTCTGAGATATTTGTACTGGCCAGGTTTTTCAGAGTTCTCCGGTTTGTCAGATGGgtcctccttttcttctttaattTTCCTCTCTGGCTCATTCACCTCTTTTTTCTCCTCATGTGAATCCTTCCTCTCTTCAGTTGTAGAGGTCTGTAACGGAGAGTCTATTTGCGACTTGATAGTTGGAACTGGTAGACGTGTGGTGGTTGGTGGAAGAGGAATGGACTGAATTTTTTCCTCCACCACCGGGTCAAACACTAACTGTTTCCCCTTTTTTGAAGCAGAGTTGGTGACTTTGAGGAAATGTCCTGTCACCATCATATGAGCTGTAAGCTGCTGCAAGGTGTCATGGGAACTTCCACATTCCATACACTTGAGGATCTGGGCTTTTCTGGCTTCAAACTGCCAGGTGTAACTTGCACCGTTCTGATAGCCATATCGATTGTTAGCAGTAACATAGGGATTAGTAACCTTTTGGTCTTTGGTGGGTGTGGATTCTGTCAGTGGAACACCTGTTGTGCTAGTGATGGACTCGGGTGAACAGGGCGACACTAGGTCATGAAAGACTCGTTTTTTGGTAGAGGGCACCAGCTTTGAGGCAAGAGCTGGCATTGGTTCTTTGAGAGGCACTTTCtggtagtgttttgttttgatcatGTGGACACTTAGGTCTTGCAGAGATTCAAATGAGTGTCCACAGTACATGCACTTTAAGACTTTCTGAGCATCCTCTTTGCCCTCCATCTCCATCAAGGAACGCTTCCTTGGCTTGGACCATTTCTTGCCCATGTCATCCTCCTGATCTTTATTGTCATCACGGTAATGGCCTGTTTCATTCATGTGTACTGTGAGGCCTACCAGTGTGTCATAAGCTGCACTGCAGTCCTTGCATCTAAATTTGCTGGCACCAGTAAATACTGGCCCATACAGCTTATTGTTTTGCCGGTACAGTTGCACTGTGCTGAAAAGACTGGGTTCTGGCAGAAGGTGGTATGGTGTATGCTGTAATGTTTTAGCAAGTGCAGCCTGGTGCCAGTCATAAGAGACACTTCCACTACTGGTACCACTTACATTCCCATTGCTATTACTGGTTAAAGTGGTGGCACTGGCAGAAGTGTTGCTTGGGGTGGTGCTGGTTGTGGCACTAACACTAGCTGTGCTAACGCTACTGCTTCCACTGCTGTTAATGTTAGTTGCATGACTATTCATAATGCTATTGCTCCCCTTGTGGTTACTGGTGGTACTGTTGTTGCTGACATTAACTTGTTTGCTTTTTATAATGTCCCTTGTGATGCTAGACCATGAGGCATTCGAGATCAAGTTTGCATAGGCGGCTTTCATCTTTGCCAAGCTGTCTTGCACAGAAAGACCAGGCTCTGTCTCCATGTCCTCATCCCTCTCCTGGCCCTCTTTGGATGAGGTGCTTTTAAAATCGGCCAGGTGGTCGCTGGTGTCACTAAGGGGTGAGCCGTACCCGGCGTCAGGGTTGGTGCCATTGCTGAGAGGGGAGTTCTGGTAGCTCAGCTGCTCACGTGGATCCTCCTCTTCGTTGCACAGGTACTCTGTGTCCTGGCCATCTAAGGAGAGGCCATCATCCTGCAGGTGCTCCTCATCGATCTTGGCTGCCTTCAGCTCGTCCTCAGGCACGTAGGCTGTGAAAACccaaagcagaaaaaaagagaaaaaaatgatgatgaagcAGAAGGTTCAAAAGGAGAGAAAATGCAACTTTCAAAATGGATTAAGTTGTTGAAAGTTATTTTGAGGTTTCTAAGGCATTATTTGATGTATGAAATTTCCCTGCATGTGTGCTTGCACGCCTACATAATGATCCTAAAGAGATTTCTTGTCAATAGTCCTGGCAGAGGACACAGGTTTGCAATTATAAAGTGGCAAACATCCATATCTTGACTATGATAGATAGTATCCTTCACTGCTGAGACTAACAAAGCTATTGAATATTACAGCTCAGCAAGGGTAAAGAAGAGCATGGATGAGCAAGAAAAATAAGTCCCCTTGAGGATGAAAACCAGGGACTACAGCAAAAAAgaacattatataaaaaaaatgagatcAGACAGGTGTTTGGAAAAAAATGCTTCATGGAGTGCCTAGCTGAAAATTAGAAAGCAAAATCCATTTCTACTGAGCATTTATCATGTGAATAACCAGCATTTTTATCCCAATACTACAGATCTTATTACTGCAGAGTTACTGGCCAGATAATGTTGTGGTAAGACTATACTATTGTTGATCGCTTCTTTTATGGTCAAATTTAAACGAGGCCACCGAAATCTCAAATGAATCGCTATGTCTATATCTACATGTCTATAGTAGCTGCCCCATTTACCGGGCAAGTCATACTACCAACACGAAAAGTATGatttctctctctgactctctccctCGTAGTTAGAGGGCACAGACTGTGAGTGACTTTGATCCAGTTTCCCCCACCACTGTGCCACTCAAGTCAGGCTTTTCTGGGCAGGAGACTGCATCTGAGTTATTGCCAAAGATGCGGTGCTGCACACAGTGTAGTTGGCAGCAGTAGTAGAAGTTCTTGCAGTGTGTCGTGCCGAAGCACGAGTGGAAATGACATGTCTTGTTGTCACGGTCCATGTTGTACTAAATCTCTGGGAGTCCACTGTGTGTGCAGCCTCGGTGTATGTGCATGTCTGAGAATGTATGAgtaaaaagacagagagagcagggAATGATGGAAAACCTGGACTGGCTTCCACTCTGATTGCGACTGAGAATATTTCGCGTCTGAATGGACCAAATTCTAAGActgtaaatcattttattttctgttaagAGCGGTTGTTATGACGCCGTGAGTGCGATGAAGTCGATGAAGATTCATTTTACTGCCTAACAATTAAAGTTCACTTGAGATACTGTTTTCATACTATGATCTAATATAGCATTGAGCTTAAATAAGACCACGGTTAGTCATCAATTAGCCAGGAGATTTGTACAACTCGCCGTACATTCAGTCTCTTTTAATTAGTCTCTGATATCCATTCATTACTGGTTCATGAATGTTGAATTAAATGGAAATTTACCGAAGCACAAAACAAACCCAGCTATTTAAATGAACTTGAATTGTTTAA
The sequence above is drawn from the Ictalurus furcatus strain D&B chromosome 24, Billie_1.0, whole genome shotgun sequence genome and encodes:
- the tshz1 gene encoding teashirt homolog 1, with protein sequence MPRRKQQAPRRSSAYVPEDELKAAKIDEEHLQDDGLSLDGQDTEYLCNEEEDPREQLSYQNSPLSNGTNPDAGYGSPLSDTSDHLADFKSTSSKEGQERDEDMETEPGLSVQDSLAKMKAAYANLISNASWSSITRDIIKSKQVNVSNNSTTSNHKGSNSIMNSHATNINSSGSSSVSTASVSATTSTTPSNTSASATTLTSNSNGNVSGTSSGSVSYDWHQAALAKTLQHTPYHLLPEPSLFSTVQLYRQNNKLYGPVFTGASKFRCKDCSAAYDTLVGLTVHMNETGHYRDDNKDQEDDMGKKWSKPRKRSLMEMEGKEDAQKVLKCMYCGHSFESLQDLSVHMIKTKHYQKVPLKEPMPALASKLVPSTKKRVFHDLVSPCSPESITSTTGVPLTESTPTKDQKVTNPYVTANNRYGYQNGASYTWQFEARKAQILKCMECGSSHDTLQQLTAHMMVTGHFLKVTNSASKKGKQLVFDPVVEEKIQSIPLPPTTTRLPVPTIKSQIDSPLQTSTTEERKDSHEEKKEVNEPERKIKEEKEDPSDKPENSEKPGQYKYLREEDLEETPKEGLDILKSLENTVSSAISKAQTGTPTWGGYPSIHAAYQLQGSMKSLAAVQSVKMQPTFSASSLKCLSTETSALIHSPGSPSPPPNHKSNVLAMEELVEKVTGKIVSKKEKEEKPCERIPKHVSTPSPSPVPKEKKDFPQPTDLSKPTKNGITEETESVGKEGEQIEHYAETPDKNGMDSIKTQVSNGCSSLGIITEHSPEQPLVNHLSALQSIMNTHLGKASKTVSPLLDPLAMLYKISNNMVEKPFYSPTQVKQVESINRCYDNEDQPIDLTKSKNSNGRPNNSSSTVISNSSNSGIPNSNRPILSNLSESLSSPLRENALMDISDMVKNLTGRLTPKSSTPSSISEKSEADGSAFEDALEDFTHVQKRKGRQSNWNPQHLLILQAQFASSLRETPEGKFVITDLGPQERVHICKFTGLSMTTISHWLANVKYQLRRTGGTKFLKNIDSGQPLFLCSDCASQFRTPSTYISHLESHLGFSLKDLSKLSIDLMREQQAVTKMITDKTFNSLGLNEDESNSIYQCKLCNRTFVSKHAVKLHLSKTHGKSPEDHLIFVSELEKLDKA